The Coccinella septempunctata chromosome X, icCocSept1.1, whole genome shotgun sequence nucleotide sequence tgaaattccAAACATAACAAAAACTAGACTGCTAATTCACAAATGAGTGTCTTGAAAGTTTTTCAATTCTGGTTTGAATTCTGTTAATGCTGTGTGAATTCTGAAATGAAGTCTTGATTCCATGGAATATCCAGTATAatttttcctaaaaaaaaataCCATAACTTACGATACAGAGAACTTATGTTAGAAAAATTTACCGAGCATCTTCTAGAGCTAAAACAGCCTTCTCTTTGTTTCCCAAATCCCATTCAATAAGTGCTAGTTCCACAATTGCATAAGGAATCAAATATGTATCATCAACAATATCTTTCTGAAGAGCTATAGCATTTTCCAAACATTCTAAAGCCTGAAGAGGACTTTGCATTCTCCTCAGTACAGCTCCTTGCAAGAGTAGGATTAGAGCTCTATTGTCCATGTCATATTTTGACTTGAGGGTGGAGGAATTCAGAGTGGCCAATGTCTTTTCAAGAAGTTTGTAAACTTGGTCAGTTAAGTTGAACTGTTTGAACACTTTGAAAAGATTCCATAAATACATCAGTTCGAAAACTGGCAGAATAAGATGTTGTTTTTGATTGAAATAACGCTCAGATTTCTTGATAACGAATTTTTCCATGGGTATGGATTTGCCAGCGATACGTTGTTTATACTTTGGTACATCTcttaaacaaataaaagtttACACACCTATAATAGAATTTTGATAATCTTCATACTTACTTCATCAAGCTATTTATGATCTCTTTGTCACTAGAAGAAATGTTATCCATCATCAACATTATAGCTGCTTTTTGGTAACTATATATGGTTCTAGACCATTTACTCTCTTTAGTTAAACGATTACTATACTCCAAGGCTTCCTTCCAATTGCATCGAACACTAAAAGaaattaaatattatgaaataacaattttttgccaagtgcaatttacattttttttttagttatggAATATATAACATGACTGATAAGCATACTTTGTGATAAGTGCTATTAAAATACCAAAACAGAGTGTTACCTTTCCAACCAGAGCAATTCCCAAAAGCATACATGATGAAATTGAGGCCACGTATTTTGAGATCGCCATGATTTTAGGTACCATTCTTTTGCCTGGTCAAGGTTACCTCTCATGAATTCCATTCGGCCTTTGAAGAACAGAAACCATACTCCGTTAGGGTGTTTTCCaagttgttttttcagaatctcCTCACAAATTTTAAGATCGCCCTCAGAATGGCTAACAATGTATAGCACCATCAAATTATAGCCTAACAGAGTCATTATACACAAGATTTGTCGAATACCTTCCAAATGATAACCTTTCTGTAAATGATCGAGTCCTAATTGCTAAAAATCAAGATAATTTAAAACAAGAAGCCATTATTGCTTGATTGATTCTAGATTTTTATTACTTTGTTTCCAGAAAATCCgataaattccaataattttatGATTCTAGCTGGTAACATGGAAATCATTAAATTGAAAGTGCCAATTCCCATCATAACACCTCCTTCAAAATGATGTTTTGTTGTAGAAGAATTCCAATCTCTCTTAAAAAGAATCTGTTGGCAGTCcctaaaaaatatgaagaaatatattGAAGTGACTTTTTCTCACTTATCGTTTTAGCGCGGCTGTTCCTTTAAATAAGAGCGTTATCATTTTGCCAAAATGcatgtagttttcgaattttgagCTGAAAATGACTTGCAACACATTCATTTTATTGTGTCCGTACGTCCATAAACATTGTAACTtagaatatgaatttttcagGCTCGATGCTATTGGTGTTATAGCAGTCTTaaagtttttttcattattaaaaaaaagcaAAGTTCTACTAACTAATGGTGAGTTTTCGCAAACGACAACTGACGCATTTCCTAACTATTGAAATGGTCAAAGCTTATAGAGTTATCTCTCCAAGATATAAACACATATTGTGCTCATCTTACGTGATAATCGTTGTTTTCATGAGGTAATAACTACAATTTTTATAAAACCGAAATATTCTCTTCTAGGTGAGAAGaactaatattatttttagctACACATCACTGATGTGCCCTGGAAACTGCAAGTGAATATCATTAATGATTAACATAAACATTTATTGAATAGAACGTAATTCTTACTTGTAACAGTTGTAACAGGATCTGATTTTGAAACCTGCCTTTATAAAACTGGCTAAAGTTTCATCTTCGATAAAAGTGAGCATTGATTTCAAAAGCAAACATTCAGCATAACAGAGTTCTGCATGGGCttcttcttcagtaaattgatcaaaattattcttaCGTACAACCATTTTTCCTAACGATTCTCccaaagtgttttttttcctAAATCTATTGCATACTCTAATGGAATCTTTAAGGGCCTTGGAAGCTGCCTGAATATTCTGAGGATCAAAGGTAAGTAAAGCTTCTAGGTATAAAAACACAGAATTTCCAAGAGCGTGGTACATGCTGCTGTTTGCgctgaaaattgaaattatcttaGTTAAGCACAAGTAGGGCATAAATGATACATTGACAAGAAATCCCATAACACAGGAAAAGCTAAAGAAAGTATCTTCATATTTGTTCCCTTTACTGTAGAATCCTCGAGAGGATGAATGCGGTAAGGTTCAGAAGCTTCGCAAAATTCACAGATAGGAAAATAGTCTAATTAAATCCTCGATAACACTGTATTATTCTGCATATCTGAAGTTGACTCACTATGGAACCATCATATTTCTGGCTTCAGTGAATTGATTGTTGAAGAAGTACTCGATCGCTTTTTGGGCTTCTTCCATAGCTCTATCCAGAGTCATGTGTTCAGGTCtacaatgaaaatattttcaattgagaaagaaaaaatttggaaattgcATTCTTACAGTGTAGAAATATCTGATGTATCGCAAGCATCTTGGAACTGGAAAAAGGGGAGAAATCAGTAATCCAAATATATGTTCACTTTGAACAAACTTTCAACGATGTTCAGCGAGTTGCTTTGgtccatattgaaaaattttccttACGACTTTGGAATTTTCTCAAGTTATTTTGTGCGAGCTTACaagattcattattttcaaagtcttcgaaatatccaaactttttaaattttattactATCTCAATTTTGGGATTTATTTTTCTCCTGGTAGCATTCCCGAAAAATTGTGCGCAACAAGCGATCTCGCATCGGAACTCAACAAATGAATATCTACCGAGTTTCACTAATTGGGTCTGTATATATTCTCAATTTATACGGAGAAAAAAATTGTCTATAACTCTGAAACTCTTTAGAATTGAGAAATGAAACATAAGAATCATATTTCCCTCACAAGCAAAGATTATACAGTTAGTTAACTCTTTGCTCACAAATTCTTAGTAGACCAGCCATTTTCGGGGATGATCATATTGTTTCAATTAAAGTAATCTTCGCTATGCAGTTTGACTGAAGGTATGAAGCCATCTACTGCTTTAGAAATATCAGTAAGATTTCACACTTGACAGGTCCATTCATTTCATTGATGATTCGATTAACAAAGCTGTCATATCTGATAACTTTGACAGGATGAGCCCTGAAGACGGCTGGTGAACACTTGCTGAAACGTTGTGAAGAATAATTCCAAGTTCAGCCCAAAAAATCCAGTCATACAGTCATTACTTCGTTAACATTCTATCAGTTATAGACCATGGAGATTATCAGACAGTAAAATGAATATGACCCTCTAGCAGACAAAAAAAGTTTGTCTCTGCCTCTAGTATACAGGAGAACTTTCAAATCAGGTACGATATTTGCGAAACTTCTAGCCGTGTTGACTCTGACTGAATTGAGAACATTAGGCAACCAGAATTCCGAAATGTGTTTCTCGCTGAAGTTGAAGAGCAAGAAACTACAGACCTTCTGGCCGAAATATGGGACGTCGTCAACGTTCATCCTTCCTCATAGTAGACTCGGATGTGGATACcgtagttttttcattttattaagTTTACGAGATACTTGAAGATGAAAGGAAAtatattgaactaaagaaaattGCTACATAAACTTAGCAATCTTTTTTCCTCAGGCCTTACTTCAACTACCATTCGTTTTGaatcgatacttgatgaaaatccatgagATTTAAAAACAGAGTTATATGATTTTCCCTACATGAGTTGTTGAACCACTACATAAAGTTTGGAAGGTTTGCCTTCACCCACCCGAAGATGTTATTGTGATTGATAGAGAAACACAAGACATGTCGTGGTTCTATCAAgaactcatgttagtgaaaatcatgtaattctaTTTTTGGTACCATcagtttgattgaataaatTCATGTCAGCACCAGGATTCAACTAGAGATAAATTTATCATGTAttaagtattttgaaatatcttcgaaaatATTATCAGGGCACAGATGATAACAGTGCCATATCTTATTACATAAATCGACGAAACTCAATTTGAATACAATGAACTTAATTCATTCAGCGATCAAGATATCGCTAATCATATCAACCGATAGATGTTCACTAGTTTATAGTCGTTATTGGCTAATTGGCAaaatattctgaagaaaatcgaaaatttcaaccCTCAAAAAGTAATTGGATATATTTCTCGATTCAAATTATTGAAGTACTGATTGCCTTCCCGATTATTGTAAATTATTCTATTGTTCGAAGTGATAGGTACTAAATTTTTCTTGTAAATGAACATTAAAAATCAATTGTATTCCATTCTGGGTATATCAGAGTACCTTGAAACTTTGAAAACGGTTAAGATTAGTTTATTCGAAAGAAATCTCTTACCTCATCGATATCCACCTCCTGATCATCATCATCTGAATGGGAAGTCATCTCCTGTTCGACAAACAATGATTACTGACACGA carries:
- the LOC123322230 gene encoding tetratricopeptide repeat protein 39B-like isoform X2 — protein: MTSHSDDDDQEVDIDEFQDACDTSDISTLPEHMTLDRAMEEAQKAIEYFFNNQFTEARNMMVPYANSSMYHALGNSVFLYLEALLTFDPQNIQAASKALKDSIRVCNRFRKKNTLGESLGKMVVRKNNFDQFTEEEAHAELCYAECLLLKSMLTFIEDETLASFIKAGFKIRSCYNCYKDCQQILFKRDWNSSTTKHHFEGGVMMGIGTFNLMISMLPARIIKLLEFIGFSGNKQLGLDHLQKGYHLEGIRQILCIMTLLGYNLMVLYIVSHSEGDLKICEEILKKQLGKHPNGVWFLFFKGRMEFMRGNLDQAKEWYLKSWRSQNTWPQFHHVCFWELLWLESVRCNWKEALEYSNRLTKESKWSRTIYSYQKAAIMLMMDNISSSDKEIINSLMKDVPKYKQRIAGKSIPMEKFVIKKSERYFNQKQHLILPVFELMYLWNLFKVFKQFNLTDQVYKLLEKTLATLNSSTLKSKYDMDNRALILLLQGAVLRRMQSPLQALECLENAIALQKDIVDDTYLIPYAIVELALIEWDLGNKEKAVLALEDARKNYTGYSMESRLHFRIHTALTEFKPELKNFQDTHL
- the LOC123322230 gene encoding tetratricopeptide repeat protein 39B-like isoform X1: MFDSEMTSHSDDDDQEVDIDEFQDACDTSDISTLPEHMTLDRAMEEAQKAIEYFFNNQFTEARNMMVPYANSSMYHALGNSVFLYLEALLTFDPQNIQAASKALKDSIRVCNRFRKKNTLGESLGKMVVRKNNFDQFTEEEAHAELCYAECLLLKSMLTFIEDETLASFIKAGFKIRSCYNCYKDCQQILFKRDWNSSTTKHHFEGGVMMGIGTFNLMISMLPARIIKLLEFIGFSGNKQLGLDHLQKGYHLEGIRQILCIMTLLGYNLMVLYIVSHSEGDLKICEEILKKQLGKHPNGVWFLFFKGRMEFMRGNLDQAKEWYLKSWRSQNTWPQFHHVCFWELLWLESVRCNWKEALEYSNRLTKESKWSRTIYSYQKAAIMLMMDNISSSDKEIINSLMKDVPKYKQRIAGKSIPMEKFVIKKSERYFNQKQHLILPVFELMYLWNLFKVFKQFNLTDQVYKLLEKTLATLNSSTLKSKYDMDNRALILLLQGAVLRRMQSPLQALECLENAIALQKDIVDDTYLIPYAIVELALIEWDLGNKEKAVLALEDARKNYTGYSMESRLHFRIHTALTEFKPELKNFQDTHL